The segment TAACAGCTATCAACCCAACGCCTGCTGGTGAAGGCAAGTCAACAGTAACCATTGGTCTGGCGGATGCTTTGTCTAAAATTGGAAAGAAAACTATGATTGCCCTCCGTGAGCCTTCTTTGGGGCCTGTTATGGGAATCAAGGGCGGAGCTGCTGGTGGTGGTTTTGCACAAGTCTTGCCCATGGAAGATATCAACCTGCATTTTACAGGCGATATGCATGCCATTACCACAGCTAACAACGCTCTTTCAGCCTTGATTGACAACCATATCCATCAAGGAAATACGATTGGGATTGACCAGCGACGTATTATCTGGAAACGTGTTGTGGACCTTAATGACCGTGCTTTGCGTAAAGTAACTGTTGGATTGGGTGGTCCGCTCAATGGTATTCCGCGTGAAGATGGATTCGATATTACCGTAGCTTCTGAAATCATGGCGATTTTATGCTTGGCGACAGACATCAATGACTTGAAAGAACGTTTGGCAAATATTGTGATTGGTTATCGTTTCGATCGCAGTCCTGTCTATGTGCGTGATTTGGCGGTGGAAGGTGCTTTGACTCTTATTTTGAAGGATGCTATCAAACCAAACCTTGTTCAAACCATCTATGGCACGCCAGCTTTTGTCCACGGTGGTCCATTTGCCAACATCGCCCATGGCTGTAACTCAGTGCTCGCTACCACAACAGCTCTGCGTTTGGCCGACTATACCGTAACAGAAGCAGGTTTTGGTGCAGACCTTGGAGCAGAGAAATTCCTTGATATTAAGGTGCCGAACTTGCCTAAGGCTCCAGATGCTGTGGTGATTGTAGCAACCCTGCGTGCGCTTAAAATGCACGGTGGTGTAGCCAAGACAGAACTTTCTGCTGAAAATGTAGAGGCAGTGAAAGCTGGTTTTTCTAACTTGAAGCGTCACGTTGAAAATATTCAGAAATACGGTATTCCAGCAGTCGTTGCTATCAATGAATTCGTCTCAGATACAGCTGATGAAATCGCCGCGTTGAAAGAACTTTGCGCTGAAATTGGCGTACCTGTCGAGTTGGCAAGTGTTTGGGCAAATGGCGCTGATGGTGGTATTGAATTGGCTGAGACAGTTGTTGCTACTATTGATAACCAAGCAGTAAACTACCAACGTCTTTACAAGGCTGAGGATAGCTTGGAAGAGAAAGTGACCAAGATTGTTACGCAGATTTATGGTGGCTCAGGTGTGGTTTTCGAGAAGAAAGCTCGTAACCAGCTGACTGAATTTGCTAAGAATGGTTGGGACAAGTTGCCAGTCTGCATGGCCAAGACCCAATACAGCT is part of the Streptococcus suis genome and harbors:
- a CDS encoding formate--tetrahydrofolate ligase; the encoded protein is MKTDIEIAQSVTLKPITEIVEKVGIGFDDIELYGKYKAKLSFDKINAVKENAPGKLILVTAINPTPAGEGKSTVTIGLADALSKIGKKTMIALREPSLGPVMGIKGGAAGGGFAQVLPMEDINLHFTGDMHAITTANNALSALIDNHIHQGNTIGIDQRRIIWKRVVDLNDRALRKVTVGLGGPLNGIPREDGFDITVASEIMAILCLATDINDLKERLANIVIGYRFDRSPVYVRDLAVEGALTLILKDAIKPNLVQTIYGTPAFVHGGPFANIAHGCNSVLATTTALRLADYTVTEAGFGADLGAEKFLDIKVPNLPKAPDAVVIVATLRALKMHGGVAKTELSAENVEAVKAGFSNLKRHVENIQKYGIPAVVAINEFVSDTADEIAALKELCAEIGVPVELASVWANGADGGIELAETVVATIDNQAVNYQRLYKAEDSLEEKVTKIVTQIYGGSGVVFEKKARNQLTEFAKNGWDKLPVCMAKTQYSFSDDQFALGAPTDFDITVREFVPKLGAGFIVALTGDVMTMPGLPKAPAALNMDVAEDGTAIGLF